From a region of the Nitrospira sp. genome:
- the rbfA gene encoding 30S ribosome-binding factor RbfA has product MSKATYKRADRVADQIRMEVADILMRKIKDPRVHDVTVTDVELTGDLRIAYVFVTTMETGDAEREIFAGLSKASGFVRAELGRRLSLRYLPDVIFKRDVSGPRGDRIMQLLEGLHGDSEQQQTPELPSDKERTADS; this is encoded by the coding sequence ATGTCAAAGGCAACATACAAGCGGGCAGATCGGGTCGCCGATCAGATCCGAATGGAAGTGGCCGACATTCTCATGCGAAAAATCAAGGATCCCCGGGTGCATGATGTGACCGTGACCGACGTCGAACTGACAGGGGATTTGCGCATTGCGTATGTCTTTGTCACGACTATGGAAACGGGTGACGCTGAGCGAGAGATCTTCGCCGGACTCTCAAAAGCCAGTGGATTTGTGCGGGCGGAGTTAGGTCGGCGACTTTCTCTCCGCTACCTTCCGGATGTGATCTTTAAGAGGGATGTCAGTGGACCACGCGGTGATCGCATCATGCAGTTATTGGAAGGTTTACACGGGGACTCCGAGCAGCAGCAGACACCTGAATTGCCGAGCGACAAGGAGAGGACAGCAGACTCATAA
- a CDS encoding DUF503 domain-containing protein: protein MVVGLCTVELFIAGSQSLKDKRQVIHGLKDRLRGKFNLSIAEVDGQDLWQKAILGMACVANDGSYVNQVLEQALNVIKSMPAVEVVRTQRELL, encoded by the coding sequence ATGGTCGTGGGGCTCTGTACGGTCGAATTATTCATCGCAGGAAGCCAATCGCTGAAAGATAAACGGCAGGTGATTCACGGGCTGAAAGATCGACTTCGGGGGAAGTTTAACCTTTCCATCGCTGAAGTCGACGGTCAGGACCTCTGGCAGAAGGCGATCCTGGGAATGGCGTGTGTCGCCAATGACGGGAGTTACGTGAACCAAGTCCTCGAACAAGCGTTGAATGTGATCAAGAGCATGCCGGCGGTCGAAGTGGTGCGAACCCAACGGGAATTGCTCTAA
- the infB gene encoding translation initiation factor IF-2 encodes MRVYELAKKLGMENRVLIPELKKIGVSVTSHSSTLDDDIVQKVLDKLAPKLKGQGTGAEGESGVRSIQDAAHGKAVTARSQPAEEPPKPDKRRILIKRKKEDEPLEVVSPATVFEGDRSVQSAVVTATPVPSVSPEHPVLGGAVDHSSRTEEVPDEIVPPAPAPVVSKPEEMPPKPTLAPPTVVAATVEPVTGKKKSMAFEAIQAEGQKDKLKKVRKPTRPRDEQQDVKFREDAARWQDLRAIPLQRRDDRSKHVHHSTPAEITKPRRKSVKVTPRTTVKEFAELIGQRPADIVRKLMDMGQMLTFHQPMNLDAASIFAEESGVKIEIAVEKVGEELLQDVVEATGKERAEPRPPVVTIMGHVDHGKTSLLDAIRQTKVAEGEAGGITQHIGAYTVSVRGKQVTFLDTPGHEAFTSMRARGAKITDIVILVVAADDGVMPQTIEAIHHAKAAGVSLIVAMNKIDKPTANPDRVRNALSEHGLISEAWGGDTIMVEVSAKQKTGLDTLLEMILLQAEVLELKADPHRQAKGTVIEAKIERGRGPVATVLVQSGTLRVGDAYVVGSFSGRVRALINDRGEKTQEAGPSIPVEMIGLPGVPSAGDVFHVVSNERVAREIAEERAQKRRAAELTGPAKVTLDDLFAKIQEGSVKELAIVIKADVQGSSEALAGAVEKLSTDAVKLRVIHNGVGGVMESDVLLAAASRAIIIGFNIRPEPKATALAEQQGVDIRLYTIIYDAIADIKAAMEGLLEPTLKERVLGRAEVRQVFTIPKVGPVAGSYVVDGTISRSSAGVRVIRDNVVVYQGKLASLRRFKDDVREVQQGYECGLSIENFNDIKSGDIVEAYAIDKIAAKL; translated from the coding sequence ATGCGTGTATACGAACTCGCGAAGAAGTTAGGAATGGAGAATCGTGTGCTCATCCCCGAGCTCAAAAAGATCGGGGTATCAGTCACGTCTCATAGCAGCACTCTGGACGATGACATCGTTCAAAAAGTGTTGGATAAGCTTGCCCCGAAATTGAAAGGTCAGGGAACAGGGGCCGAGGGGGAGTCTGGTGTCAGATCCATTCAGGATGCGGCTCACGGCAAAGCCGTGACGGCCAGGAGCCAGCCCGCAGAAGAACCGCCGAAGCCTGACAAGCGCCGTATTCTGATCAAGCGAAAGAAAGAGGATGAACCGCTCGAGGTCGTTTCCCCCGCTACGGTTTTTGAAGGCGACCGTTCGGTGCAGTCCGCGGTGGTAACCGCGACACCTGTTCCATCCGTGTCTCCTGAGCATCCCGTTCTCGGCGGAGCGGTCGATCATAGCTCTCGAACAGAGGAAGTTCCAGATGAGATCGTACCACCGGCTCCCGCTCCGGTCGTTTCCAAGCCGGAAGAGATGCCGCCGAAGCCGACGCTAGCCCCACCCACTGTCGTGGCGGCGACTGTAGAGCCGGTGACGGGCAAAAAGAAGAGTATGGCTTTCGAGGCCATCCAGGCCGAGGGGCAAAAGGACAAACTCAAGAAAGTACGAAAGCCGACTCGTCCACGAGACGAGCAGCAGGATGTGAAATTTCGCGAGGACGCCGCCCGCTGGCAGGATCTTCGCGCGATTCCTTTACAGCGACGCGATGACCGGTCCAAACATGTGCACCATAGCACGCCGGCAGAAATCACCAAGCCACGTCGGAAAAGTGTCAAGGTCACCCCGCGGACGACGGTGAAGGAATTTGCCGAGTTGATCGGTCAGCGGCCGGCGGACATCGTTCGAAAGCTGATGGATATGGGCCAAATGCTGACATTCCATCAGCCGATGAATCTGGACGCCGCATCAATTTTTGCCGAGGAAAGTGGTGTGAAGATTGAAATAGCAGTCGAGAAGGTGGGCGAGGAGTTGCTGCAAGATGTGGTTGAAGCAACTGGTAAGGAACGGGCTGAACCTCGACCGCCCGTCGTCACCATCATGGGCCACGTCGATCACGGGAAGACGTCCTTGCTGGATGCGATTCGACAAACAAAAGTGGCCGAAGGTGAGGCCGGCGGCATTACCCAACATATCGGAGCCTACACGGTCTCAGTCCGCGGGAAACAAGTCACGTTTCTGGACACTCCCGGCCATGAAGCCTTTACCTCGATGCGAGCGCGCGGAGCCAAGATCACGGATATCGTCATTTTGGTTGTCGCAGCCGACGATGGAGTCATGCCGCAAACGATCGAAGCGATCCATCATGCCAAGGCGGCCGGCGTTTCACTGATCGTGGCGATGAATAAGATCGACAAACCCACCGCGAACCCTGACCGTGTCAGAAATGCCCTCTCGGAGCATGGTTTGATCTCGGAAGCATGGGGCGGTGATACCATCATGGTGGAGGTGTCCGCCAAGCAGAAAACGGGACTCGATACGCTCCTCGAGATGATTCTCCTTCAGGCCGAGGTGCTGGAACTCAAAGCGGATCCACACCGACAGGCGAAAGGCACCGTCATCGAAGCCAAGATTGAACGCGGGCGAGGACCGGTGGCGACGGTACTGGTCCAGAGCGGGACTCTCAGGGTGGGAGACGCCTATGTCGTGGGATCGTTCAGCGGGCGTGTCCGGGCTCTCATTAATGATCGTGGCGAGAAAACGCAGGAGGCGGGACCATCCATTCCAGTGGAAATGATTGGATTGCCAGGGGTGCCATCTGCGGGAGATGTGTTCCATGTCGTCTCCAACGAGAGAGTCGCCCGAGAGATTGCTGAAGAGCGAGCTCAAAAGAGACGGGCTGCAGAGCTGACCGGCCCGGCCAAAGTCACCCTGGATGATCTCTTCGCGAAGATTCAAGAGGGGTCGGTGAAAGAATTGGCCATCGTCATCAAGGCCGACGTACAAGGATCGTCGGAAGCGTTGGCCGGCGCCGTCGAAAAGCTGTCAACAGACGCCGTCAAACTCCGTGTGATTCATAACGGAGTTGGAGGAGTCATGGAATCCGATGTGCTGCTGGCCGCTGCGTCGCGAGCCATCATCATCGGCTTCAACATCAGGCCCGAGCCCAAGGCAACCGCCTTGGCTGAGCAGCAGGGCGTTGACATCAGGCTCTACACGATCATCTATGACGCCATTGCCGATATTAAGGCTGCGATGGAAGGCTTGCTCGAACCCACGCTGAAAGAGCGCGTCCTCGGAAGAGCCGAAGTCCGGCAGGTGTTTACGATTCCGAAGGTGGGTCCTGTCGCGGGATCATACGTCGTCGATGGGACGATCTCCCGCTCAAGCGCCGGGGTCCGGGTGATACGGGACAACGTCGTGGTGTATCAGGGCAAGCTTGCCTCCTTACGGCGGTTCAAGGACGACGTGCGTGAAGTTCAACAAGGATATGAATGCGGTTTGAGCATCGAAAACTTCAATGATATCAAATCCGGTGATATCGTCGAGGCCTATGCCATCGATAAAATCGCTGCGAAGCTCTAG
- the nusA gene encoding transcription termination/antitermination protein NusA, which yields MNRELISVIDEIGRQKGIDKARVIGAIESALQTAAKKRFGQAENIQVEIDPKTGEISVVSKKTIVETVSNPKAEISLQEARQYDSEAEVGDEIGSLIEMNELGRIAAQTAKQVIFQKVREAEWEAVQKEYSTRQGDLVTGIILGMERRNYLVDLGKTEAILPIQEQIPRETYRRGDRVKAMLLEVRRTPKDVQVILSRSHPQFVAKLFELEVPEVMEKIIEIKSVVREPGDRTKIAVTSREKAVDPVGACVGIKGSRVQAVVRELRGEKIDIITWTQDPRVFIAEALNPATIEKVGIDEEKKSALVVAADSQLSLAIGKNGQNVRLAARLTGWKIDIISATEYEKEKVERDKEIKAALAEEAEAQRLQEEARQAARAEEATSG from the coding sequence ATGAACCGAGAACTGATTTCAGTGATCGACGAAATCGGGCGCCAGAAAGGAATCGACAAGGCCCGCGTCATCGGGGCCATCGAGTCCGCCCTGCAGACCGCCGCCAAGAAGCGTTTCGGCCAGGCCGAAAATATTCAGGTGGAGATCGATCCCAAGACCGGAGAAATTTCTGTCGTCTCCAAAAAGACGATCGTGGAAACCGTCAGCAATCCCAAAGCGGAGATCTCGCTCCAGGAAGCTCGTCAGTACGACAGTGAAGCCGAAGTGGGCGATGAAATCGGATCGCTGATCGAAATGAATGAACTGGGGAGAATTGCCGCCCAAACCGCGAAACAAGTCATTTTTCAAAAGGTTCGCGAGGCGGAATGGGAGGCCGTACAAAAAGAATACTCAACGCGTCAAGGGGATCTGGTCACCGGCATTATTCTCGGTATGGAGCGCCGAAACTACCTGGTCGATCTGGGGAAAACGGAGGCCATCCTGCCGATTCAAGAGCAGATTCCGCGCGAAACCTATCGGCGCGGCGATCGTGTGAAGGCCATGTTATTGGAAGTCCGTCGTACTCCGAAGGATGTTCAGGTTATTTTGTCTCGCAGCCACCCCCAATTCGTGGCCAAGCTGTTTGAACTCGAAGTGCCGGAAGTCATGGAAAAAATCATCGAGATTAAATCGGTGGTTCGAGAGCCGGGAGATCGAACGAAGATCGCTGTGACCTCACGGGAAAAAGCCGTGGATCCGGTGGGAGCGTGCGTCGGCATCAAGGGATCCCGCGTGCAGGCCGTGGTCCGTGAGTTACGTGGCGAGAAGATCGACATCATTACCTGGACGCAGGACCCGCGAGTCTTCATTGCCGAAGCGTTGAACCCCGCGACGATCGAAAAAGTCGGTATTGACGAAGAAAAAAAATCGGCGCTCGTCGTCGCAGCAGACTCGCAACTGTCGCTGGCGATCGGCAAGAACGGCCAGAACGTCCGATTGGCGGCGCGCTTAACCGGCTGGAAAATCGATATCATCAGCGCAACCGAATACGAAAAGGAAAAAGTCGAACGAGATAAGGAAATCAAAGCGGCGCTTGCAGAGGAAGCCGAGGCGCAACGGCTGCAAGAAGAAGCTCGGCAAGCCGCCAGAGCCGAGGAAGCGACGAGCGGATAG
- a CDS encoding ribosome maturation factor RimP, with translation MSIPGGGLQPVADRLHGIIAPILWTLGLELIDVVCVGRGPRSVVRVLIDKPGGVTITDCEQAHKTLGPALDVADPFPHAYTLEISSPGLDRPFKRLQDYQRAIGKEVSVKLRQPLEGQWKIAGQLIRADEQVIVLAVATTRNPQTIELDREMIAETKLVVKI, from the coding sequence TTGAGCATACCGGGTGGTGGTCTGCAACCGGTTGCCGACCGGTTGCACGGGATCATTGCACCGATCTTATGGACGCTCGGACTAGAGTTGATTGACGTGGTGTGTGTGGGACGAGGTCCTCGCTCGGTCGTTCGTGTGCTCATCGATAAGCCGGGCGGAGTCACCATAACAGACTGTGAGCAGGCACATAAAACCTTAGGGCCGGCACTCGACGTGGCCGATCCGTTCCCTCACGCATATACCCTTGAAATCTCTTCGCCAGGTTTGGATCGGCCCTTTAAACGGCTACAGGACTATCAGCGAGCAATCGGAAAAGAGGTCAGTGTCAAGCTTCGACAACCACTCGAAGGTCAATGGAAGATCGCCGGGCAGCTGATACGGGCGGATGAGCAGGTGATCGTGCTGGCTGTCGCCACAACACGGAACCCTCAGACGATCGAATTAGACCGAGAGATGATTGCGGAGACAAAGCTGGTCGTGAAGATTTAG
- the dat gene encoding D-amino-acid transaminase, translated as MPDIAFINGRFLPWQEATVSIDDRGFQFGDAVYEVIRTYRAVPFEVGAHLDRLERSANELSILQPYTRASWIQWIQHGLSLAGYRDAKIYIQITRGVAPREHRFPSDSRPTVVMTIREFHPLTPEIRHAGVTACTREDLRWGRCDIKSVNLLANVLAREEAKKAGVFETILVRDGLVMEGALSNVMAIQDEVIVTAPEGPRILSGVTRAVVLELAKKETIAIEERFIPVESLYSADEVFLTGTTLEVLGVVRVDGKTIGSGRPGPITKTLAARWALLTG; from the coding sequence ATGCCTGATATCGCCTTTATCAACGGTCGCTTTCTTCCGTGGCAGGAGGCCACCGTTTCCATCGATGATCGAGGCTTTCAATTCGGAGATGCCGTCTACGAAGTCATTCGGACTTATCGAGCGGTTCCTTTCGAAGTGGGAGCGCATCTTGACCGACTTGAGCGGAGTGCAAATGAACTCTCTATTCTTCAGCCGTATACCAGAGCGTCATGGATACAGTGGATTCAACACGGACTCAGCCTAGCCGGATATCGGGATGCCAAGATTTATATCCAGATTACCAGAGGGGTGGCTCCTCGGGAGCATCGCTTTCCTTCCGACAGCCGTCCGACAGTCGTCATGACGATCAGAGAGTTTCATCCCCTGACTCCCGAGATACGTCACGCCGGCGTGACGGCATGTACGCGGGAAGATCTACGATGGGGGCGGTGCGACATCAAAAGCGTCAATCTGCTGGCCAACGTGCTTGCGCGTGAAGAGGCGAAAAAAGCGGGAGTCTTCGAAACAATTTTGGTTCGAGACGGTCTCGTGATGGAAGGTGCCCTGAGCAATGTCATGGCCATTCAAGACGAAGTGATCGTGACGGCTCCGGAAGGGCCTCGAATTTTGTCCGGTGTCACAAGAGCAGTGGTGTTGGAGTTGGCGAAGAAGGAGACCATCGCCATCGAAGAGCGATTTATTCCAGTCGAGTCTCTGTACTCGGCAGACGAGGTGTTTCTGACTGGAACCACGCTCGAAGTCCTTGGGGTTGTCCGAGTCGATGGGAAAACCATCGGCTCTGGCCGACCGGGCCCGATCACGAAGACGCTGGCTGCTCGATGGGCGCTGTTGACCGGCTAG
- a CDS encoding protease inhibitor I42 family protein: protein MNVSGTDHSQALDSSDCRKVTVDRPFVIHLWEDRTRGEQWVPSYDTKGLALLSDEFLQIASNNAVENGQRIFEFKAVQPGVYQLVFEKRMGWKFTAEDRRLFRIEAEPLPGK, encoded by the coding sequence ATGAATGTTTCCGGTACCGATCACAGCCAAGCATTGGACAGCAGCGACTGCCGCAAGGTCACGGTCGACCGGCCATTTGTCATTCATCTATGGGAAGATCGGACGAGAGGCGAGCAGTGGGTGCCGTCCTATGACACGAAAGGACTCGCTCTCCTCAGTGATGAGTTCCTCCAAATTGCGAGCAATAATGCAGTGGAAAATGGACAGCGAATCTTTGAGTTCAAAGCCGTGCAGCCGGGGGTGTATCAGCTGGTGTTTGAAAAACGGATGGGGTGGAAATTTACCGCGGAAGATCGTCGGCTGTTCAGAATAGAGGCGGAACCTCTACCCGGGAAATGA
- a CDS encoding Rieske 2Fe-2S domain-containing protein, whose translation MDEFHKVAQIEELPPGKSKIVTVNDRPIALFNIEGKFYAIHNSCPHEGGPLIEGRLKGYVIACPWHDLAFDIRNGQGTDGGGYCVGSYEVRVDGTDIMVGPRRRV comes from the coding sequence ATGGATGAGTTTCACAAGGTTGCACAGATCGAAGAATTGCCTCCGGGAAAGTCAAAGATCGTCACAGTCAATGACCGGCCGATTGCCTTGTTCAACATTGAGGGGAAATTTTACGCCATCCATAATAGCTGTCCCCATGAGGGAGGCCCGCTTATTGAGGGGAGGCTCAAGGGATATGTCATTGCCTGCCCTTGGCATGATCTCGCCTTTGATATCCGCAACGGGCAGGGCACCGACGGCGGCGGGTATTGTGTGGGAAGCTACGAAGTTCGGGTGGATGGAACCGATATCATGGTCGGTCCTCGGCGGAGAGTATAA
- a CDS encoding DUF192 domain-containing protein, translated as MMVLLALLLMSASVFLVERKESSIIVVTFPSGVELEAEVADTPEKLLFGLAFRDALPPNSGMLYIFEQNGLHRVTTKEYRFPIDILWVDESHHVVHMLEHAEPCAKDPCPLYGPPPEDARYVIQTESGFIKKAGVAKTDELKYALRL; from the coding sequence ATGATGGTCCTGCTCGCCCTCCTTCTGATGAGCGCTTCAGTTTTTCTCGTTGAGCGTAAAGAATCGAGCATCATTGTCGTGACGTTCCCCAGCGGAGTCGAGCTGGAAGCTGAAGTGGCGGATACCCCGGAGAAGTTGCTCTTTGGACTCGCCTTTCGCGATGCATTGCCTCCAAATAGCGGCATGCTTTATATCTTTGAACAAAACGGTCTGCATCGCGTCACGACCAAGGAATATCGATTTCCCATCGACATTCTCTGGGTGGACGAAAGCCATCATGTGGTGCACATGCTGGAGCATGCGGAACCATGCGCCAAAGATCCGTGCCCATTGTACGGACCACCGCCGGAAGACGCTCGCTATGTGATCCAGACGGAATCGGGGTTCATCAAAAAGGCTGGAGTTGCAAAAACCGACGAACTCAAGTACGCCCTTCGCCTGTAG
- a CDS encoding 4Fe-4S dicluster domain-containing protein — translation MALLITDECISCGACLPECPNEAIFETRSDAESKGNHVGDGQGVGDNIYVIAHDRCTECVGHFDEPQCAAVCPVDNCCISDPLYPETTDVLLERAKTLNPDKSIDPAKVWSGVRN, via the coding sequence ATGGCTTTATTGATTACGGACGAATGCATCTCTTGCGGGGCTTGCCTGCCGGAATGCCCGAATGAAGCGATCTTTGAAACCAGGAGCGACGCGGAGAGCAAAGGCAATCACGTCGGCGATGGGCAAGGTGTCGGCGACAATATTTACGTAATCGCGCATGACCGCTGCACCGAGTGTGTTGGTCACTTTGATGAACCCCAATGTGCCGCGGTTTGCCCCGTTGATAATTGCTGTATTTCTGACCCCCTCTATCCTGAAACAACGGATGTGCTTCTGGAAAGAGCAAAGACTCTGAATCCCGATAAATCGATAGATCCCGCCAAAGTGTGGAGTGGGGTAAGAAACTGA
- a CDS encoding CBS domain-containing protein produces the protein MSIILAVNGIVETYPTKTTDPRPTRAESVGDREHHGQHSASLDHSALAAQTAYQQQNLERPHPKPAILARDLMKAPVLSLPSDSTLLDAWGIMSHRGFHHIPVTSLHATLVGMISYRDLLDHVPELITAADKRQASTRRLAEIMTSRVISATPTTEIREIARVMLDEQIHAVPILDHDRHLVGILSTQDLLQGIANHGPLELWT, from the coding sequence ATGTCCATCATTTTGGCGGTCAATGGAATCGTAGAGACCTACCCGACCAAAACGACAGACCCTCGGCCTACCCGCGCCGAATCGGTTGGAGATCGGGAACATCATGGTCAACACTCAGCGTCTTTGGATCACTCAGCCTTAGCCGCGCAAACTGCGTATCAACAACAGAACCTCGAACGGCCACATCCGAAACCGGCGATCCTGGCGCGGGATTTGATGAAAGCCCCGGTCCTTTCACTTCCGTCCGACAGTACGTTGCTCGATGCCTGGGGCATCATGTCACACCGAGGATTCCATCATATTCCCGTCACTTCGCTGCATGCCACACTGGTCGGCATGATTTCTTATCGTGATCTGCTCGATCATGTGCCGGAGCTGATCACAGCGGCCGACAAGAGGCAGGCTTCAACGAGGCGATTAGCCGAAATCATGACTTCCCGAGTTATCTCCGCAACACCCACCACGGAGATCCGAGAAATCGCCCGCGTCATGTTGGATGAACAGATTCATGCGGTTCCCATCTTGGATCATGACCGTCACCTAGTCGGCATTCTCTCCACACAGGACCTGCTTCAGGGCATCGCGAACCATGGTCCGCTCGAGCTCTGGACCTGA